A stretch of DNA from Acomys russatus chromosome 4, mAcoRus1.1, whole genome shotgun sequence:
CAAATGGGCCAGGCACCTCAGGAGACACAGCTGCACAAGTCAGACTGTGGTAAGATAAGctattcagtgtctgtttttaaaagtactcCCGCCCCCACGCCCCGACATACACATAAGCTACTTTGCCTCAGACCCTCAGGAAGATGCCACTCTGGAGGAATTGGGCATCTGCCTCTAGAGAAAATTCAGTGCATTTTCTAAGAGACAGTTAAGTGGGATTTAGTGTTGTTGTCCACACGGCATTCCCCTGGGGCACTTGTTCCAAAAGCCCACCAGGCTTTGGGGCACAAACAACATTTGTTATTTTAGGGAAACCTCAACAACAGAATAGagggtgttgttgttgtcgttgttgttgttgttgttgtcgttgttgttgcttttcttaaCATGCTATTTTGAGTTAATTGAAGGATTTGAAGTGCGCTCTTCAGACTCACCGCCACTGGTGTGGACCACGTACAGAGCGAACTCCTCTGCCGAATTCTCAATCTGCCTCAGAAGCAAAAGAAACCCAGTGAGACATCCCAGCCTTGAGCCATTCCCTCTGCCTCCGCTCTGCGCTCTTCTGCAAAGTAAGAGCCTTTTATCCACAACCAAGgaggacaggcagcaggcagccagctGTCAATCATGCTAGATAATAGCAGCCGAGCATCTCTCCTCTGCAATGTTCAGGAGAAGATGTATTTCCTGTTtcagaggggtttttttttttttttcaggtatggGGATTTCAACAGAAGCTTCACCAGCTTAGCAACCCTTCCACAAAACCTGAGACCTGAGGTGATGTCTGAGTCATGTCACTGCGCAAGTTCCTGAGGTTGGTGCATTTCAGATTTCAAACTTTTGAAACTGAAGTAGTTGATGCATACCAAATATAAGGCACACTTAGCATGTGTTCACTTATCTCCTACTAGAGCATTCCATAAGAGGTGGGCACCACCCTCCTTCTACAAATAAGAACTCTGGAGTGCAGAGAGGCTAAGCAGTTTGTCCCACTCAGCCACCCAGCAAGAGATGCATGGATACTCAAACACAGAGCCTTGTGTCCTGGTTTGCACTGGCTTCCATGAAAATTATAATATCCTAGCCAGTAAGATGGCTAAGTGGGCAAGGGTGCTTGCTATGtaaagcctgaccacctgagcaTGATCCCTGGAATCTACGCAAAAGTGGAAGAAGGAAATCAGCTCCACAGAGCTGTCTCCCGACTTCCGACTTCCGCACATgcatggtggcagcacatgcACCTGAATACACACATCATGGATACACGATTAACAAGTAAAAATTTACAAACACAGGAATACAAGGGCTGAGGGTATTGTTGCTCAGTGTGAGGACTTGGATTTGAGGTCCTAGCCCCACAAAAACtaaacatatagaaaaaaacaaaaccgtggtgcaggggttggggtgggagagaACACTAGCCAGGCTAATACCTATATAGCCCTAGCCAGTCAGGAGGCTGAAGGCATAGGATCACTTGAGTCCAGGAGTTTGAGGACaatctgggcaacacagtgaggtctcatcttaaaaaaaaaaaaaaaaggaaataaataatacttggtattttaattgtcatcttgacacaatctagagccACAGAGGGATGTCTAGagtctgtgggtctgtgggagTTATCTCAATGATGTTAATCGAGGCAGGAATATCTGCTTcctgtgggaggcaccattccctaagcaaGGGATCATGGGTTGTAGAGGACTGGGGGAAATGGCAGGTTCTACCAGTACCCTTCCCCCCCCTCCacgcccccacccctcccagctcCCTCAGCCTGACAGCAATGCTGCTCACAGCCAATGGAGAGAGAACTTACCTTAAACTTGTTAAGCAGCAGCTTCAGGACCTGTGGGGTAGTCATGGTGCTGTTGATACGGACGTTGGTGACAGAGCCATAGGCTGGCGTGAACACTGATGTCTGTCAACAGAAGAGTGCTGCTTAGGGGAGGAGTCGGGGAAAGGACTGAGCATCAAAAGCCGTGGAGTAAGGGGTACAGTGACAACAATACTCAAACTGTGTCCGTGGAAAGCCCCTAGTGCTCTGGCCAGCATCAGGCTCAAATGTAGACAAAGTGGCCCTCAAGGTTTGGCCCACTCAGACTCTGCTCTCCTGGGCAGTTCTGGTCTGAGCTCCAAAGAGTAGGATTAGAGTAGAGATGAGACCAGACTAACAAAACATTCCTAAAGACCCTTCCCTTAAGAGACCAGCCTCCCAGTATGCATTTGTGCATGAGGTGGTCTCTGGCCACCCTCCCTTCAGGCACTTGCTTCTGGTGGGATTTGagcatcagaaagaaaggaagagttaGATAGTTTGGGgtcccccctccctccaaggTGGCAGTGTGCAGAGCTGAGACCTGCAGCCTTGCCTCAAAAGCAGTCaacagctggggggtgggggggaggatcAGACGACACCAGGAAAAGGAATATGTCATTGTGGTCCACACTCAGGGCGTGCATTTGCAGCCCATCAGAGTATCCCAGAGCCGCAGGAGGTACCAGCACAGAGCCTTCTTCTCCTGTTAGCTGGCAGTCCATGCTTACTGGAGTAAACAGTCTCAGTTCGTCCTAGGGTTGAAAAGCTATAGGCAGTCGGCCACGTGACTGAGCCCACAGATCAGAAAAGGAGGGAAATCCAAGCCCTGGGACAGAAATTAGAAAAGGTTGCCACCTGAGCCAATAGGATGGGGAGTCTGGGGAAATGGGCAATACTGGACTCTGGGAAGAGTACCTCCCTAAAGAACTCAACCAATTGGAGACTTAAAGGTCAGTTATATGTaactgttttgtttaaaaaacaaaacaaaacaaagcaaaaaaacactGTGCCAAACAATGCTCTAACCTCCTTGCCTTTTCTCTGGGGTGCCACTAACTTTGCAAAGTCATGAACTAAACCTTTGTACTTTCACTACTGaatcctggttttcttttttttgtttcgttttgttttttttgttttttgttttttgtttttttttttttggttttttgagacagggtttctctgtgtagctttggctatcctggactcactttgtagaccaggctggcctcccgagtgctgggattaaaggcatgcgccaccacgcccggctcatatcCTGGTTTTCTTATTATGAAGTGAGGATCATTACTTCTCAGGTCAGGAGGAAAGAACAGAGCGCtgggtgctggaggaggccagaggtgagaGCAGGAATTAACTACCCAGATTGAGCTGCCAAGACAAGGGGAGAGTTCGTGTGATGTGTTCATGAGCTTGGAAGGCTAAGTCGGCTTCATACAGGCTCCTGAAATCTCCCATACCTAGCGAGGACTATTCCttacccagccccccccccccatatctctCAAGCCAGCAAAGCCTCCATCCCACTCATAACCCTCAGACTGAACCAAAAAATGCCTGGCTTCCCAGGTGTGCCCCAGAGACCACACAGCAGCCCCCAGGAAGTGGTGACATCGCCTCTGAGGTTTTTCCTACATGAAGCTTCTACCTTGTGGTTGTAGAAATGGCCATTGATAGAGAAACGATGGCGTCTGATTTTCCGCTGGTCACTGGACGTCCTCACATTGCCACGGCGACGTACCCCAACATCGCTGCGTGTGCGCATCAACTGTGGGGTGTCCTCCTGCACGGGCTTCAGGCCCCTGGAgtctgggaagaaagggagaagtgagCTGTTTGCCTGAGCCTGGTTCCCTTTGAGGCCGACACTATGGCACTCACTGTCTCTCCAGAAAACAAGCTTTATAAAAACGATTTCCTGCTGGAGGAGACACAACGTGTAATTTACTGAGGAGTAACAGTGCATAGGTTCCAAGTACAGACCTCAGAGCCAGCTCCCCAGGCTCAGATCTGAGATCTATCTCCACCCTGTTTCCCTAGCCCCTTGTGCCTCTGTTTTCTAAAGGAATAAGTAACAAGAGCCTCTGCCTTGTGTGATCATAGTGAGGGTTGAAGTAAGTTAATACACATAATGAGACTGAGAACATCTCCTAGCTCAAGCTAAGCATGGCCCAAGGGCTTGCAGGGTGCATGCGCAAACCTTGAGGCCTTAGTCTGAATTGTTATCAGCCAGGCATAAAAAAAACGTGTCCTTTGTGAGTCAACTCACATGAGGTGCTCAGAGCCGGACAAAGCCACAGACAGGAGGGCAAAGGGTGGCCTGGAGGGGACTCCAGGACCAGAGCTACTGCCAAAAGCTGCCACTTGTCTGGAGAGAGGACAAGAAGGAGCTGCACCTGCTCCAAGTGGTGGCAGCAGGCCATCTGCTTGGATTTGTATGAATCTGCATGCATTTGCTTATTTCATCATGAAGGATGGTGCAGGTTGCTTTGAAAGACGGAAACtgaaggggaggaggtgggagattttatattgttttctttttaactttttaaaagggtATCGGATCCATGTGGATCTTACATGTTTACACAAAATCACGAGTTAAAATACAGCAGTTGTGACGCGGCTGGCCTCTAGCAGGAGGCCCCTCGACAGCTCACATACCTGTTGGGCTGAGTGTCTCGCAGCTTTCAGCAGGCATATCCACTTCTGAAATCTGAACGGTGGGCATGGTGAGGGGCTTCAGGGTGGTGCTGGGGGTTGGCAAATAGAGAGTAGACTTATTTAGACCCTGAGAGGACACATCCCAATTTTATGGCCCCCTCCCTGCAATGGGAGCTTTTATGTACGCCATGCAGGAGAGCATTAGCATACCAGACAAGcgagaggcaggcaggctgagctGAGCATCCAGGAGGCTGGTCCAGATCCCATCCTAAGTGGTGGATGGGGTGAGGAGCTCAGGAGAAAGGTGTTCAGTCCCCACCTCTGCAGCGGCACAAGAACCCAACTCATCAGACCCAGAACCAAGCCTGAGTGTGGTCTGTACCGAGTCTCAAAGCACATGTGGGGTCTATGGCTCATTTTCTCGGGACATGATGCTCggctgggtttcttttttctttcttttttttggggggaaggggatgttttggtttggtctggttttgggtttttggagacagggtttctctgtgtagtcccagactcactttgtagaccatgctggcctcgatctcacagagacctgcctgcctctgcctcctgagtgctgggattaaaggcgtgcgccaccacaaccggccAGGCTGGGTTTCTTTCTGTTGAAGGGATATCTTAAAAGCTGTCTCTGGCATCTACCCGTCAGGAGCAATGGATGCTCTCAGGGTTGCAAGCTGAAGAAAGGACCACAGCAGGCTACTTGAGGTGAGACCTAAGTTTACTGTGGCAACTGGGAAAACATCCTCAAAGCTCTAAAGAGCAATGGAGGCAGCTCAGAAAAACACATCCAAAATCGACAGAGGATTCAATCAAAAGGGAGAATCGTGTTTGACAATAAGGATCAAGGTGAGAAGAGTGGGGACTTCCTGTGTTCCAGGGGTGGATGGTGGctttaagggaagaaaataaaaattgaaaagcttAAAGAAATTCTCCTCATAGCCAGCTAAGCCTCAGTCTGTGCCCTTCAGAGAAATGAAGCCACTTGGCCCAAGTAGTACACCTCTCTCCAGGGTCCAAAGCAGAATCTGGCCTGGGCATCTCAAACACACAGTTCTGCGGGCAACATTTAAGTTCTGTTGGCATCTGGGACATGCTTCtgaaaacccttaaaaaaaaaacatttacatgcCTCACAGACCAGCTTATTGTCATGGAGAATGGAGAAAAACCAAGAGTGCAGACTGAAGGACCCCTGGGCAACTGCAACCCAGGGCATCATGGGAaaatgggattttttaaaaaattatctcacTTGGAGAAGAGAATGTAACAATCTAGAGGTCAAAACCAGGCATGGAGAGGGTCTGGCCCGCTGGAACTGACACACAGCCGGAGTGCTGAGAGCAAGCCTGAGAGCCTTGACCAGGGTTCTCCAGGCCTAGTGGGTTGGACAACTTCACTCCTTCAGTTCTCTTGGGAAGAGGCACGGCCGGTTCAAGGGCTTGGCTGTTCTGTAGGGATTTCTCAACGACAGAGAATGATACACTTGGCTGTGGAACGTGACAACGTTCCAGGAAGCCAGTGGAGAGGGAAGGCTCACTTCCCCCTTTAGACTAGAAAGCACATCACTGTGGTTTTGGCTGAGTGGCCAGCATACTCCACCCAGGCTCTGGCCGGAATGCCGCCCACCTCAGCAAGTTTTAAGGGGAACAAGGCTAGTCATTCCATCTTAAAACTGAAGCCCCAGAGAGAACGAAAAGATCTGCCCTGTGCCAGAGTCCAGCTGCTCACTTGGCCAGCGAAGGTGGGAGATCAGATGTGGGCTTCAGTGACCTTGTGGTGAGGACCAATAGGGTAACCCCCCCTAGACTGTTGCCTTGAGCCATGATTTGTTCCAGGTGTACAGGAGACCCCTGGCTGACTTCGCTTAGCTGGCTCACATAGAACATTCCTTTTCTTCTACTAGGTTCCACCAAGAAGGAGAGAGCTTTGATCAGCGGGTTCAAATCCTATATGTTAGAGCAGGCTCGTTCCAATAGGGAGGATGTGTGTGGGTTGGCGCTCTGTCAGAAGCCTCAGGATTGGATCAGTGACCACTAACAAGAAGCCTGGAGAATCAAGGCTTTCCTCCAGGGTGGACCCTCTGCCGCCCGTTCCTCAGTGCCTCCCCCTTGCTGACATAGAACCATCCCTCTTCACTCTGTGCCTGTGGAGTCAGATCAGAGGcccctttctccccatcccaAATCCATGGCAGGtagcagtgtgtgtgggggggtgctgtGACCTGGACCAGGAGCCACCAGACACCATCAAACTCGCCCCTCTTTACTCACCCCTGTGCGCCCAGGTTACAGCCAGAGTgccaggaagaagaggatggaggggggCGGATGCGTTCGTGATCATCCTGCATCTGTAGCCGAATGGGCCTGCGCAGCCCCCAGGAGATGTTCAGCAGCCCCTCCACGATGAACTCGTCTTCTTCCTGCCGTGAAGGAAGCGGGGCGCTGAGCCCAGAGAGGATGCCAGCATGGGCAAACCCTAGCT
This window harbors:
- the Rassf2 gene encoding ras association domain-containing protein 2 isoform X2 — protein: MDYAHQTALVPCGQDKHMSKNELLLHLKTYNLYYEGQNLQLRHREEEDEFIVEGLLNISWGLRRPIRLQMQDDHERIRPPPSSSSWHSGCNLGAQGTTLKPLTMPTVQISEVDMPAESCETLSPTDSRGLKPVQEDTPQLMRTRSDVGVRRRGNVRTSSDQRKIRRHRFSINGHFYNHKTSVFTPAYGSVTNVRINSTMTTPQVLKLLLNKFKIENSAEEFALYVVHTSGEKQKLKNSDYPLIARILQGPCEQISKVFLMEKDQVEEVTYDVAQYIKFEMPVLKSFIQKLQEEEDREVEKLMHKYTVLRLMIQQRLEERAGTPETI
- the Rassf2 gene encoding ras association domain-containing protein 2 isoform X1, which encodes MDYAHQTALVPCGQDKHMSKNELLLHLKTYNLYYEGQNLQLRHREEEDEFIVEGLLNISWGLRRPIRLQMQDDHERIRPPPSSSSWHSGCNLGAQGTTLKPLTMPTVQISEVDMPAESCETLSPTDSRGLKPVQEDTPQLMRTRSDVGVRRRGNVRTSSDQRKIRRHRFSINGHFYNHKTSVFTPAYGSVTNVRINSTMTTPQVLKLLLNKFKIENSAEEFALYVVHTSGEKQKLKNSDYPLIARILQGPCEQISKVFLMEKDQVEEVTYDVSPFAWRSVLSSERGRSPMV